From Saccharothrix espanaensis DSM 44229, the proteins below share one genomic window:
- a CDS encoding long-chain-fatty-acid--CoA ligase, with amino-acid sequence MSVSVASILAESAARRPHHTALVHEGERVDYAELWLRARAHAAVLRERGVGPGDRVALLVPNHPVFCEVYFAVLALGAVAVPVNVLLTVDEVAFVLADSAAGHVVCAGSLLGVGEPAAERAGSRVLQVLPTGSGATGSDPNGSDATGSDAGGPDRLDVLARAAEPIAEHVLRAPDDLALVLYTSGTTGKPKGAMLTQLNVLLNVGTTMRSPFDMGPDDVLFGCLPLFHTFGQVCGMLTCFAAGATMVLAARFAAAPALGLMAEHGCTVFMGVPTMYHDLLAAAGTAPRTPRLHRAYSGGSALPVRVLEDVERVFGCPVYEGYGLTETSPVVAYNQKAWPRRPGTVGRPVWGVRVAIARAELDSRVELLPAGEVGEVVISGHNVMAGYLNRPEATAEALVDGWFRSGDLGVLDADGYLRLVDRKKDMVVRGGFNVYPREVEEVLVRHPQVDRVAVIGVPDERHGEEVCAVVALRPGVRGCAEVAAALTAWSRERLAAYKYPRRFEFVDTFPLGPSGKVLKRELVSRYAG; translated from the coding sequence ATGAGCGTCTCGGTCGCCTCGATCCTCGCCGAGTCCGCCGCCCGCCGGCCGCACCACACCGCACTGGTGCACGAGGGCGAGCGCGTCGACTACGCCGAGCTGTGGCTGCGGGCCCGCGCGCACGCCGCCGTGCTGCGCGAGCGCGGGGTCGGCCCGGGTGACCGGGTCGCCCTGCTGGTGCCCAACCACCCGGTGTTCTGCGAGGTCTACTTCGCGGTGCTGGCGCTGGGCGCGGTCGCGGTGCCGGTGAACGTGCTGCTGACCGTGGACGAGGTCGCGTTCGTGCTGGCCGACTCCGCCGCCGGGCACGTGGTGTGCGCCGGATCGCTGCTGGGCGTCGGCGAACCCGCCGCCGAGCGGGCCGGCAGCCGGGTGCTGCAAGTCCTCCCCACCGGATCGGGCGCCACCGGATCGGACCCGAACGGATCGGACGCCACCGGATCGGACGCCGGTGGGCCGGACCGGCTCGACGTGCTCGCCCGTGCCGCCGAGCCGATCGCCGAGCACGTGCTGCGCGCCCCCGACGACCTGGCGCTGGTGCTCTACACCTCCGGCACCACCGGCAAGCCCAAGGGCGCGATGCTGACCCAGCTCAACGTCCTGCTCAACGTCGGCACGACCATGCGGTCCCCGTTCGACATGGGGCCCGACGACGTGCTGTTCGGCTGCCTGCCGCTGTTCCACACCTTCGGCCAGGTCTGCGGGATGCTGACCTGCTTCGCCGCCGGCGCGACGATGGTCCTGGCGGCCCGGTTCGCCGCCGCGCCCGCGCTGGGGCTGATGGCCGAGCACGGCTGCACGGTGTTCATGGGCGTGCCGACGATGTACCACGACCTGCTGGCCGCCGCCGGCACCGCGCCGCGCACGCCCCGGCTGCACCGGGCCTACTCCGGCGGGTCCGCGCTGCCGGTGCGGGTGCTGGAGGACGTCGAGCGGGTGTTCGGCTGCCCGGTGTACGAGGGCTACGGCCTGACCGAGACCTCGCCGGTGGTGGCGTACAACCAGAAGGCGTGGCCGCGCCGCCCCGGCACCGTCGGCCGGCCGGTCTGGGGCGTGCGGGTGGCGATCGCCCGCGCCGAGCTCGACTCGCGCGTCGAGCTGCTGCCCGCCGGCGAGGTCGGCGAGGTGGTGATCAGCGGCCACAACGTGATGGCCGGCTACCTCAACCGCCCCGAGGCGACCGCCGAGGCGCTGGTGGACGGCTGGTTCCGGTCCGGCGACCTGGGCGTGCTCGACGCCGACGGCTACCTGCGGCTGGTCGACCGGAAGAAGGACATGGTCGTGCGCGGCGGGTTCAACGTCTACCCGCGCGAGGTCGAGGAGGTGCTGGTGCGGCACCCCCAGGTCGACCGGGTCGCGGTGATCGGCGTGCCGGACGAGCGGCACGGCGAGGAGGTCTGCGCCGTGGTCGCCCTGCGGCCCGGGGTGCGCGGCTGCGCCGAGGTGGCCGCCGCGCTCACGGCGTGGTCCAGGGAGCGGCTCGCGGCCTACAAGTACCCGCGCCGCTTCGAGTTCGTCGACACCTTCCCGCTGGGTCCCAGCGGGAAGGTCCTCAAGCGCGA